One genomic window of Cellulophaga sp. Hel_I_12 includes the following:
- a CDS encoding glycosyltransferase family 4 protein, translating into MTIVFLIDQMSLHGGIERVLSIKANYFATQENVEVHIITSEQKNEPLCYRLDPNIRLYDLQINYHREKSYFHPKNLLKLPKHIYTLRKKIKKIRPDVMIVCSHSTDTYFVPFILKRIPKVKEFHFSKAIELPYRENPSHWKKTYFLKFADFVESKYDRLIVLNADEAKYYKTDNVTIIPNPLTFYPDAIAKLKEKTVITAGRIAHVKGYDRLIAIWELVVKEIKDWRLEIYGTGSPAYVQMLQDEINQRNLQHQVILMGATDQIQAKLLEASVFAMTSHNECFPLVLLEAQACGLPIIAYDCPHGPRNIMSSENGCLIPLNEEQQFADALVQLITTQEMRIKMGENARKNAAKYRLNAVMRQWELLFKSLPTNTAHL; encoded by the coding sequence ATGACTATTGTATTTCTTATTGATCAAATGTCCCTACATGGTGGTATTGAAAGGGTTCTTTCAATAAAAGCCAACTACTTTGCTACGCAAGAAAACGTAGAGGTACATATTATAACTTCGGAGCAAAAAAACGAACCCTTGTGTTATCGCTTGGATCCTAACATTAGGCTTTATGACTTACAAATAAACTACCATCGTGAAAAAAGTTATTTTCATCCCAAAAATTTATTAAAGCTTCCAAAACATATTTATACCTTACGAAAAAAGATTAAAAAAATAAGGCCAGATGTCATGATCGTTTGCAGTCATAGTACCGATACTTATTTTGTACCTTTCATCTTAAAAAGAATACCAAAGGTCAAAGAATTTCATTTTTCTAAGGCCATTGAATTACCTTACCGAGAAAATCCAAGTCATTGGAAAAAGACCTACTTTTTAAAATTTGCAGATTTTGTAGAATCAAAATATGACCGTCTTATTGTTTTAAATGCGGATGAAGCCAAGTATTATAAAACTGATAATGTGACCATTATACCTAACCCACTCACGTTTTATCCTGACGCTATTGCAAAATTAAAAGAAAAAACGGTAATTACAGCAGGAAGAATTGCTCATGTAAAAGGCTATGATCGTTTAATCGCTATTTGGGAATTAGTAGTTAAAGAAATTAAAGATTGGCGTTTAGAAATATATGGTACCGGTAGCCCCGCGTATGTGCAAATGCTTCAAGATGAAATTAACCAAAGAAACTTACAACATCAAGTGATTTTAATGGGAGCAACAGACCAAATACAAGCCAAATTATTAGAAGCCTCTGTTTTTGCAATGACCTCGCATAATGAATGTTTTCCTTTGGTACTTTTAGAAGCACAAGCCTGTGGCCTGCCTATAATTGCCTACGACTGTCCGCATGGTCCAAGAAATATTATGAGTTCAGAAAATGGCTGTTTAATACCCCTAAATGAAGAACAGCAATTTGCAGATGCTCTAGTGCAGCTGATCACTACTCAAGAAATGCGTATAAAAATGGGTGAAAATGCACGTAAAAATGCAGCCAAGTATCGTCTTAATGCCGTAATGCGTCAATGGGAGCTCCTTTTTAAAAGCTTACCTACTAATACTGCTCACTTATGA
- a CDS encoding glycosyltransferase family 4 protein, translated as MKILYITNGVSGPGGLERVLSIKASYLADAMNYDIHFLTLNKLSDELFYTFSDAITFHNIIATGNPIQYILKYRNEIKKIIAKIQPDVITVCDDGLKGLFLPLMINKPCPMIYERHVSKNIAIQKDQLSAIQKSTSWLLFKLMDFGANFYDRFVVLTNGNKKEWKLNNIAVIPNPLSFYPPEEEISTVTNKKVLAVGKQSFQKGYDRLLQSWKIVQDTHPDWELDIYGTISEKEALPELAKALGIENSVHFYAPVKNIASKYKEASIYVMSSRYEGFGMVLTEAMAYGVPCVSFDCPYGPSDIIQQNHDGILVPNHNTSTLANAMLSLMNDAQWRTKMGATARANVKRYLIEEIAIQWDNLFKSLI; from the coding sequence TTGAAAATTCTATATATCACAAATGGAGTTTCAGGGCCTGGCGGACTAGAGCGCGTGCTTTCGATTAAAGCAAGTTATCTGGCTGATGCCATGAACTATGATATACACTTTTTAACATTAAATAAGCTTTCTGATGAGCTATTTTATACCTTTAGCGATGCCATTACCTTTCATAATATTATAGCAACGGGTAACCCTATTCAATATATTTTAAAGTATAGAAATGAAATAAAAAAAATTATTGCAAAAATACAGCCAGATGTAATTACCGTCTGTGATGATGGCCTAAAGGGCTTATTTTTACCTCTTATGATCAACAAGCCTTGCCCCATGATTTATGAGCGTCATGTGTCTAAAAACATAGCTATCCAAAAAGATCAGCTATCAGCGATCCAAAAAAGTACCTCTTGGCTTCTATTTAAACTGATGGACTTTGGTGCCAACTTTTATGATCGCTTCGTGGTTTTAACCAATGGAAATAAAAAAGAATGGAAATTAAACAATATAGCGGTCATACCTAATCCCTTGTCTTTTTATCCTCCTGAAGAAGAAATAAGTACCGTTACCAATAAAAAAGTACTCGCTGTTGGGAAACAAAGTTTTCAAAAAGGCTATGATCGCCTTTTACAGAGTTGGAAAATAGTGCAGGATACGCATCCTGATTGGGAATTAGATATTTATGGAACCATCAGCGAAAAAGAAGCCTTACCTGAACTTGCTAAAGCCTTGGGCATTGAAAATTCGGTTCACTTTTACGCCCCAGTTAAAAATATAGCATCAAAATACAAAGAGGCTTCTATTTATGTCATGTCTTCTAGGTACGAGGGTTTTGGTATGGTACTCACAGAAGCAATGGCCTACGGTGTACCCTGCGTGTCGTTTGACTGTCCGTATGGGCCTTCAGATATCATTCAACAAAACCATGATGGTATTTTAGTACCCAACCATAATACTTCAACCTTAGCTAATGCTATGCTAAGCCTTATGAATGATGCCCAATGGAGAACAAAAATGGGAGCAACGGCTAGAGCCAATGTAAAACGATACCTGATTGAAGAAATAGCCATACAATGGGATAATTTATTTAAAAGCCTAATTTAA
- a CDS encoding polysaccharide pyruvyl transferase family protein, which produces MKYGLLSYDENKRFFNVGDNIQSLAAKQFLPQVDAYVNRERLAEYEGEELQLIMNGWFTHNIHNWVPSDNIDPIFVSFHMNNTAAPFMLSEKGIAYLKKHEPIGCRDQFTADTLSAKGIEAYFSGCLTLTLDSYKVDDSERGDAIYIVDPLYSYPRPEKIFYNAKATIRNIINGTAFQLSKKKKHLEKFISKELLESAIFINQEPPANTYTEAEKFAMAEDLLHKYAKAKLVITSRIHCALPCLAMGTPVIFVNGFDSFVDSCRFDGILELFNRIDINSETGEFTTNFNLDDKISKNTVVKNLEKHHELATKLKNNVSKRIN; this is translated from the coding sequence ATGAAGTACGGATTACTTTCTTACGACGAAAATAAACGCTTTTTTAATGTAGGCGATAATATTCAAAGTTTAGCAGCCAAACAATTTTTACCACAAGTAGATGCGTACGTTAACCGTGAGCGACTTGCTGAATACGAAGGCGAAGAGTTGCAATTAATTATGAATGGTTGGTTTACACACAATATTCACAATTGGGTACCCTCTGATAACATAGACCCGATATTTGTTTCATTTCACATGAACAACACGGCAGCTCCATTTATGCTTAGTGAAAAAGGAATAGCCTATTTAAAAAAACACGAGCCTATAGGGTGTAGGGACCAATTTACAGCAGATACCCTAAGCGCAAAAGGTATTGAAGCTTATTTTTCAGGCTGTTTAACACTTACCTTAGATTCTTATAAGGTAGACGATAGTGAACGTGGTGATGCTATTTATATTGTTGATCCCTTATACAGCTACCCAAGACCTGAAAAAATATTTTACAATGCGAAAGCTACCATTCGAAACATAATTAACGGTACGGCATTTCAACTCTCAAAAAAGAAAAAACATCTTGAAAAATTTATTTCAAAAGAGCTCTTAGAATCGGCAATATTCATAAACCAAGAGCCACCAGCAAACACCTATACCGAAGCTGAAAAATTTGCAATGGCCGAAGACTTATTACACAAATACGCAAAGGCAAAATTAGTAATCACCTCAAGAATACATTGTGCTTTACCCTGTTTAGCTATGGGTACTCCTGTAATTTTTGTGAATGGCTTTGATAGTTTTGTAGACTCTTGTAGGTTTGATGGAATATTAGAATTGTTTAATCGCATTGACATTAATAGTGAAACAGGAGAATTTACAACAAATTTTAACCTTGATGACAAAATTTCTAAAAATACTGTAGTAAAGAATTTAGAAAAACATCATGAGCTTGCTACTAAATTAAAAAATAATGTTTCTAAAAGGATAAATTAA
- a CDS encoding lipopolysaccharide biosynthesis protein: MSQLKKGAFLNYATIFLTNVVGILLTPFILSHIGASEYGIYLTIGALVGTISLLDFGLNNTIVRFVAKYRAQKDSKGEENFLAVTMRIFFVISAIIVILGVLFYTFFIDSYFTKMNTEEMKIAKTIFVILIFNLSISLPGAAFTGICYGYEAFVFPKTLNIIRYITRSLTVVAILTLGGKAIALVVIDTIFNVVIIITTLVFVFKKLKVKIKLHEFSFRFVKQIFSYSGWIFIFALVGIFQWSAGHWVLGRISVPEVLTIYGIGITLGSYYGAFSTAISGVFLPRATQMSVANATGEELTTMMIKIARLSFIVLMFIFGGFLLFGLQFVNLWVGTELGEEGSYQSWVIALMIMAAYTLPLVQGFGNSILEAKSKLAFKAILYLSFMILGTILGAYLARDYGAIGMMSGSIIGWMIVQNVMNFYYHNTIGLNMIRFFKELVHKIIIVVFICFSLGYFINTWVPGEGWLNFIQKGALYTLIYSILTYFVGINAFEKQLFKDAFKPVLKRFKKT; encoded by the coding sequence TTGAGCCAACTAAAAAAAGGAGCTTTCCTAAATTACGCTACAATTTTTTTAACCAATGTAGTGGGCATCTTGTTGACTCCTTTTATATTGAGTCATATAGGCGCTTCTGAATATGGCATTTACCTTACCATCGGAGCCTTAGTAGGTACCATTTCTTTATTAGATTTTGGATTGAACAACACTATTGTACGCTTTGTAGCGAAGTACCGAGCCCAAAAGGACAGCAAAGGAGAAGAAAATTTTTTGGCCGTAACCATGCGAATTTTTTTCGTCATCTCTGCGATTATCGTGATTTTGGGTGTGCTATTCTATACTTTTTTTATCGATTCGTATTTCACCAAAATGAATACAGAAGAAATGAAAATCGCCAAGACCATTTTTGTGATTCTTATTTTTAACCTCTCTATAAGCCTACCAGGGGCAGCTTTTACAGGAATTTGCTACGGTTATGAGGCTTTTGTGTTTCCTAAAACCCTAAATATCATTCGCTACATTACCCGATCACTTACAGTAGTGGCAATTTTAACCTTAGGGGGCAAGGCCATTGCCTTGGTCGTTATTGATACTATTTTTAATGTTGTCATCATTATAACTACTTTAGTTTTTGTTTTCAAAAAGCTCAAGGTTAAGATTAAATTACATGAGTTTTCGTTTAGGTTTGTCAAACAAATATTCAGCTACTCGGGTTGGATTTTTATTTTTGCTTTGGTAGGTATTTTTCAATGGTCAGCTGGGCATTGGGTTTTAGGAAGAATTAGCGTTCCAGAAGTTTTAACTATTTATGGTATTGGTATTACCCTTGGCTCCTACTATGGTGCATTTTCTACAGCTATTTCAGGTGTTTTTTTACCGAGAGCTACTCAAATGTCGGTTGCGAACGCTACAGGAGAAGAACTAACCACTATGATGATTAAGATTGCGCGTTTATCGTTTATAGTACTCATGTTTATTTTTGGGGGGTTTTTATTGTTTGGCTTACAATTCGTTAATCTTTGGGTGGGTACTGAATTAGGAGAAGAAGGAAGCTATCAATCGTGGGTAATTGCCCTTATGATAATGGCCGCCTATACCTTGCCCTTGGTACAAGGCTTTGGGAACTCTATATTAGAAGCGAAAAGTAAATTAGCCTTCAAAGCTATACTCTACCTTTCTTTTATGATTTTAGGAACTATTTTAGGTGCTTACTTGGCAAGGGATTATGGGGCTATTGGGATGATGTCTGGCTCTATTATTGGCTGGATGATTGTTCAAAATGTGATGAACTTCTACTATCACAACACAATAGGACTAAATATGATTCGTTTTTTTAAAGAACTAGTACATAAAATTATCATTGTTGTATTCATTTGTTTTAGTTTAGGCTATTTCATAAATACTTGGGTTCCTGGCGAAGGATGGCTTAATTTTATACAAAAAGGGGCACTTTACACCCTTATTTACAGCATTTTAACCTACTTTGTAGGCATCAACGCTTTTGAGAAACAACTCTTTAAAGATGCTTTTAAACCTGTTTTAAAAAGATTTAAAAAAACATGA
- a CDS encoding nucleotide sugar dehydrogenase, producing the protein MNTSKIAVIGLGYVGLPLARLFATKYPVIGFDINETRIKELQSGVDKTLEVSDADLKQVFAANAHMEKGLYCTNQLEALKDCTYFIITVPTPVDKNNRPDLTPLYKASETVAKVLKKGDIVIYESTVYPGATEEECIPVLEKVSGLRFNIDFYAGYSPERINPGDKEHTVEKILKVTSGSTPEIGQKVDALYKSVIIAGTHLAPTIKVAEAAKVIENSQRDINIAFVNELAKIFNLMDIDTHAVLEAAGTKWNFLPFKPGLVGGHCIGVDPYYLAQRAQEFGYHPEIILAGRRLNDSMGSYVASEVIKLMVQEDIKIKKAKILVLGITFKENCPDVRNTRAVDVIKNLTSFGTQVSIYDPWASPEEVHHEYGLKTSTSLPTEKFDAVVLTVAHQEFLSLDLKSLLAPNGILYDVKGILALDQVNGRL; encoded by the coding sequence ATGAATACATCAAAAATTGCAGTGATAGGCTTAGGCTACGTAGGCTTACCCCTAGCCCGCTTATTTGCCACCAAATACCCCGTAATTGGCTTTGATATTAACGAGACTAGAATTAAAGAATTACAATCGGGCGTTGATAAAACCCTAGAGGTATCTGATGCCGATTTAAAACAAGTGTTTGCGGCTAATGCCCACATGGAAAAAGGTTTGTATTGTACCAACCAACTAGAGGCCTTAAAAGACTGCACCTATTTTATTATTACGGTACCCACTCCTGTCGATAAAAATAACCGACCTGATTTAACGCCTTTATATAAAGCGAGTGAGACTGTCGCTAAAGTACTCAAGAAAGGCGATATTGTTATTTATGAAAGTACGGTATATCCAGGGGCTACCGAAGAAGAATGTATTCCCGTTTTAGAAAAAGTGAGTGGTTTACGTTTTAATATAGACTTTTATGCAGGCTATTCCCCAGAACGTATTAATCCAGGAGATAAGGAGCATACCGTAGAAAAAATACTAAAAGTAACTTCAGGCTCTACGCCTGAAATTGGACAAAAAGTTGATGCCCTATATAAGAGTGTCATTATCGCGGGTACCCACCTTGCCCCTACCATAAAAGTCGCTGAAGCGGCCAAGGTTATTGAAAACTCGCAACGCGATATCAACATTGCCTTTGTGAATGAACTGGCGAAGATTTTTAATTTAATGGATATTGATACCCATGCGGTATTAGAAGCAGCGGGGACCAAATGGAACTTTTTACCCTTTAAACCCGGTTTGGTAGGCGGTCATTGTATAGGGGTAGATCCGTATTATTTAGCACAACGTGCCCAAGAATTTGGCTACCACCCTGAAATAATACTAGCGGGAAGGCGTTTAAATGACAGTATGGGAAGCTATGTAGCCTCAGAAGTCATTAAATTAATGGTGCAAGAAGACATTAAAATAAAAAAGGCCAAAATTTTGGTCTTAGGCATCACCTTTAAAGAAAACTGCCCTGATGTGCGCAATACCCGTGCGGTAGACGTGATTAAGAATTTAACTAGTTTTGGTACCCAAGTAAGCATTTATGACCCTTGGGCCAGCCCTGAAGAAGTGCATCACGAGTACGGACTTAAAACAAGTACTAGCCTCCCTACTGAGAAATTTGACGCTGTGGTACTGACGGTGGCTCATCAAGAGTTTTTGAGCTTAGATCTAAAAAGTTTGTTAGCGCCCAATGGCATTTTATACGATGTTAAAGGTATTTTAGCTCTGGATCAAGTGAACGGTAGATTGTAA
- a CDS encoding SDR family oxidoreductase yields MDIKNLNFSPNAHILVTGGGGFIGSNLSEALLKNGNKVRCLDNFATGRRENIEACLKNENYTLIEGDIRNLEDCKKACEGVDYVLHQAALGSVPRSINDPITSNAVNVSGFLNMLVAARDAKVKRFVYAASSSTYGDSKSMPKVEDIIGKPLSPYAITKYVNELYADVFSKTYGLETIGLRYFNVFGRKQDPNGAYAAVIPKFVMQLMQHESPVINGDGSYSRDFTYIDNVIEMNVRALLTQNKEALNTVYNVAYGERTDLNELTALLKEYLSAYDAAIANIAIVNGPERQGDVPHSLASIEKAKNLLGYNPSYDIKKGLKEAVDWYWEHLK; encoded by the coding sequence ATGGACATCAAAAATTTAAACTTTAGCCCAAACGCACATATTTTAGTCACTGGTGGTGGCGGATTCATAGGATCTAACCTCTCAGAGGCCCTTTTAAAAAACGGCAATAAGGTACGTTGTTTAGATAATTTTGCTACCGGAAGAAGAGAAAATATTGAAGCATGTTTAAAAAATGAGAATTACACGCTTATAGAAGGCGATATTCGGAATTTAGAAGATTGTAAAAAAGCCTGCGAAGGGGTCGATTATGTATTGCACCAAGCGGCATTGGGTTCTGTACCAAGATCAATTAACGATCCTATTACCAGTAATGCGGTAAACGTATCTGGCTTTTTAAATATGTTGGTCGCTGCGCGCGATGCCAAGGTAAAACGCTTTGTGTATGCCGCAAGCTCATCTACCTATGGCGATTCTAAAAGCATGCCTAAAGTAGAAGATATTATAGGTAAACCGCTATCTCCATACGCCATTACCAAATACGTAAATGAATTATACGCCGATGTCTTTAGTAAAACTTACGGTTTAGAAACCATAGGCTTACGCTATTTTAATGTTTTTGGACGAAAGCAAGACCCTAATGGCGCCTATGCTGCAGTGATTCCTAAGTTTGTTATGCAGTTGATGCAGCACGAATCGCCAGTGATTAATGGGGATGGCAGCTACTCCAGAGATTTTACCTATATCGATAATGTCATTGAAATGAATGTTCGGGCTTTACTAACCCAAAATAAAGAAGCGCTTAATACGGTGTATAATGTGGCTTATGGAGAACGCACTGATTTAAATGAACTTACAGCCCTGCTTAAAGAATATTTAAGTGCCTACGATGCTGCTATTGCTAACATTGCTATCGTTAACGGTCCTGAACGCCAAGGTGATGTTCCGCATTCGTTGGCGTCTATTGAAAAAGCTAAAAATTTATTGGGCTATAACCCAAGTTACGATATTAAAAAAGGATTAAAAGAAGCGGTAGACTGGTATTGGGAGCATTTGAAATAA
- a CDS encoding NAD-dependent epimerase: MKILVTGAAGFIGFHTCQRLLAHGHEVVGLDNINDYYEVGLKFARLNELGIAQESASIFNTISTSTKHGAAFKFIKLGLEDRENLPVLFQNETFDVVCNLGAQAGVRYSIENPETYIDSNVVGFLNILECCRHHQIKHLVYASSSSVYGLNSKIPFETSDPVDQPISLYAASKKANELMAHTYSHLYGFATTGLRFFTVYGPWGRPDMALFLFTEAIVQNKPIKVFNHGDMERDFTYVDDIVEGVIRIIEKDTVERIKSSNAYKMYNIGNNNSVKLTDFIEEIETNLGKKAIKEMLPMQAGDVAKTWANVDDLIKDYGYAPKTSIKEGIQKFVDWYRGYYGVGGQ, from the coding sequence ATGAAAATACTAGTTACCGGAGCAGCCGGATTTATTGGCTTTCATACCTGCCAAAGACTTTTAGCTCATGGTCACGAAGTGGTTGGCTTAGATAATATCAACGATTATTATGAGGTAGGGCTAAAGTTTGCGCGTTTAAACGAATTAGGCATTGCTCAAGAAAGTGCTTCAATATTTAACACAATAAGCACGAGCACCAAACATGGTGCGGCCTTTAAGTTTATAAAACTAGGCTTAGAAGATCGTGAAAACCTTCCCGTGTTGTTTCAAAATGAAACTTTTGATGTGGTTTGTAATTTAGGGGCACAGGCTGGAGTTCGCTATAGTATAGAAAATCCTGAGACCTATATTGATAGTAATGTAGTTGGCTTTTTAAATATTTTAGAATGTTGTAGACATCACCAAATTAAACATTTGGTCTATGCTAGTAGCTCTAGTGTTTATGGTTTAAACAGTAAAATTCCTTTTGAAACTTCCGATCCTGTTGATCAGCCGATAAGTCTATATGCTGCGAGTAAAAAAGCCAACGAACTTATGGCGCACACCTATAGTCATTTATACGGTTTTGCCACTACCGGATTGCGTTTTTTTACGGTCTATGGCCCTTGGGGAAGACCTGATATGGCCTTATTTTTATTCACAGAAGCCATTGTGCAAAACAAACCTATCAAAGTGTTTAATCATGGCGATATGGAGCGCGATTTTACCTATGTGGATGATATTGTCGAAGGTGTTATCAGAATTATTGAAAAAGATACTGTAGAGAGAATTAAAAGTTCAAACGCCTATAAAATGTACAATATTGGCAACAACAACAGTGTAAAACTAACCGATTTTATAGAAGAAATTGAGACCAATCTAGGTAAAAAAGCCATCAAAGAAATGCTACCCATGCAAGCCGGTGACGTCGCCAAAACTTGGGCAAATGTAGACGACTTAATCAAAGATTATGGCTACGCACCAAAAACGAGTATTAAAGAAGGGATTCAAAAGTTTGTTGACTGGTATAGAGGGTATTATGGAGTTGGTGGTCAGTGA